The DNA region ACTAATTTGGTGATTATTACCCTTTCAGCGTGTGGGAGAAGGTCATCCAAAAGGGGGATATGGTTATCGATGCTACATGCGGAAACGGGAATGATACTTTAGCAATGTTGAAGATGGTTATGGATGATTCTGTTTCTGGTGGCTATGTTTATGCAATGGACATTCAAAAAGATGCCATTCAGAGCACTTCCTCTTTGCTGGATCTAACCCTTGGCTCAAAAGAGGTTAGATGATTACCGAAGCTCGTTTCCATTGCGGGGTGTATGGTTCTTACTAATATCGAGCCTTGTTCCATTTCTGCTGAAGTAATGCAGAAGGACTGCGTCAAACTCTTTAACATCTGTCATAGTAAAATGGAAGAGATTGTCCCTCAAAACTCCCGTGTGAGGTACATTGGTTACCTGATGGaacatttttttatgaaacaattTCCTCGCTTTATCGGTTTAGTTGGCACGCTGCTTGAGaggtcgattttttttttctgttgatcTTAGGATGGTTGCATTCAATCTCGGGTATCTTCCAGGTGGCAACAAGTCGATAATCACGGTCACAGATACAACATTATTGGCATTGAAGGCTTCTGAGAGAATCTTAATGCCTGGTGGCCTCATCAGCTTGGTTGTTTACATTGGCCATCCTGGTGGAaggtaataactaataagtaaCTGCTGGCGAAATATTTCTCTCATTATCTAGTAAGGCGAAATTTGTAGTTTTGTAACatagtttgatgatgatgatccattTTGCTTGTTGTAAATTGGTTTGTCACTTTGTTGTTCAGGGAAGAGTTAGAAGTGGTAGAAGCTTTTGGGTCGAGTTTACCGGTCAGTGATTGGGTCTGCTGCAAATTCCAAATGCTGAACCGACCGTTAGCTCCGGTTCTTGTTTTCATGTTCAAAAGAGAACTAAAATGATTACTCAGATCCACAGAAGCTTTGTATGCATCACTCACTTGTACATGATAATGATATGTTTTTGATGCTTAAATCTGAGAGATCACTTTGTTGATATATCAATCTATTTTACCTTCGTTTTTGGCATCTTTAAAATCTGTTTGTGGGAGAGTGAAAAGTGAAAACGatgaggaaaaaagaaaaatgcaaaaacagCAAACATAGCGACCACGGTGGGACTCGAACCCACAATCTCCCGCTCCGGAGGCGAGCGCCTTATCCATTAGGCCACGCGGTCCTTTTGGTATTCATTTACCcttagatttatatattttatattcaatcCGTACTCCACACATATACCGTCAGACAACAAGAACATAGGGAAGAAGATATATAGTTGAGAGAAACAATTTTCCTGGTTGTTCAAAGGAATTCTTATTAATCTTCACACAGATGAATCCAAACTCAATAAATCCTCAAGTATATAGAATTTTAGACACAATCCCTTAATTCTTGGCTAAACTTTTTAACGCAGAAAAATAGATTGAACCAAGCTAGGCTTGTGACTGATCTGTAGCTTCTTCTTGACTTATTCATGAAGAAGAACCCACCATGGGCAAGTTTGATTCGGTTGCCCATTCAGTCCAAGACCCATCATAGATCGGGACATCGGCTTTACCCAAACGATGAAATCCCTGACGAGTAAAAAAGGAGTAATCAGTCTCAGATTTTTATCATATCATAGTAAATGAGTAAATTCTAACATCATCATTTTGTTACCAATGCCAAAATACAAGCTGTCACACCGGTTCCACATGAGGCCATGATTGGACTGTCCAGTGAAATTCCTGCAGATAAACGGTTAAGTAATCGCTTAAAACAGCTGGCTTAGGtaatggatttttattttaccttCTTGTTCAAACCTCTTCTTAAGCTCCTCCGCTGGTAACAGTGTTTGAGAGGAATCAAACATCTgcataaagaaatatattatcattttcTATGGtgtcaaaacaaatataacgGCAAGTCCTTCAAGTTAGACGGTGGCTTACGTCGGGAAAAGGGACACACTTGCTACCAGGTATAT from Camelina sativa cultivar DH55 chromosome 3, Cs, whole genome shotgun sequence includes:
- the LOC104775557 gene encoding uncharacterized protein LOC104775557, translated to MAAGFFKAEMSMLSSTLARSYSIPFRKTPMSFDFRIAMRQNPFTRIRCSPVAAAFSSSPSHSPNFPIPGLEDVFVGYLFGRKKATEVAHVVWEKVIQKGDMVIDATCGNGNDTLAMLKMVMDDSVSGGYVYAMDIQKDAIQSTSSLLDLTLGSKEKDCVKLFNICHSKMEEIVPQNSRVRMVAFNLGYLPGGNKSIITVTDTTLLALKASERILMPGGLISLVVYIGHPGGREELEVVEAFGSSLPVSDWVCCKFQMLNRPLAPVLVFMFKRELK